DNA sequence from the Vicinamibacteria bacterium genome:
CGAAGCCGAGAACTGGCTCATGTACCGCGGGAATTACGCCGGGTGGGGCTTCAGCCCCCTCGACCAGATCCACCGCGGCAACGTGTCGAAGCTTGTCCCGGTTTGGACGTTCTCCACCGGGGTTACGGATGGGCACGAATCGCCCCCGATCGTAAACGACGGCGTTCTCTACGTCACCACGCCGCAGAACCAGGTGCTCGCGTTCGAAGCAGCCTCGGGCGAGCTACTCTGGCGCTACCAGCGACACTTTCCCGACGACCTCCAGCCGATGCATCCCACGAACCGAGGAGTGGCGCTGTACGGTGACCGAGTGTACCTCGCAACCGTCGACGCCATGGTGGTGGCCCTCGATGCGGCGACCGGTGAAGTGCTCTGGGAGACCGCGGTCGAGGACTATCGGAAGGGCTACTACATGACGCTCGCACCCCTGGTTGCGCGGGGGAAGGTCCT
Encoded proteins:
- a CDS encoding PQQ-binding-like beta-propeller repeat protein translates to MFVPAMMFALFLAQPRPVTDERLEKPEAENWLMYRGNYAGWGFSPLDQIHRGNVSKLVPVWTFSTGVTDGHESPPIVNDGVLYVTTPQNQVLAFEAASGELLWRYQRHFPDDLQPMHPTNRGVALYGDRVYLATVDAMVVALDAATGEVLWETAVEDYRKGYYMTLAPLVARGKVL